TCGCTATCCAGCCGGCGATCAGGTCCTTGGTCTCGGCGAACGGGCCGTCGGTGACCGGCGGCCGGCCCTCGCCGCCGTACCGGACGAACGTCCCCTCCTGGGAAAGCCCCTGGGAGTCGACGAACTCGCCGGACCCTTCGAGCCGCGAGATGAAGTCCTGCATGTACTGCACGTGGGCCGTGAGCTCCTCCGGCGTCCACTGCTCCATCGGCACGTCGTTGGCCGGTGCCGGCGCGCCTCGGTAGTGCTTGAGCAGCAGGTACTTGGCCATCGTGTTCTCCTTGATGTGTTCCAGGCCATTGTGGCCGTGTCACTGCCGGGGACGGAGCCGCGCGCGTCTTCTCGACATGCCGCCACGGATTCTTTCAGGCGGATTTCAGCTGACGCGGCGGGCTCGACGGGCTGTCAGGCGAGCTGCTCGGCCAACCCGACGATGATCCCCTCGGGGCCGCGGAGGTAGCAGAGCCGGTAGCTGTCCTCGTACCGCGCCACCTCGCCGAGGACTTTGGCGCCGTGGGCGCGCAGGCGGGCGATGGTGCCGTCGATGTCGACGACGGCGAACATGACGCGGTGCAGGCCCAGCGTGTTGGGCGGCGGGT
The sequence above is a segment of the Actinomadura coerulea genome. Coding sequences within it:
- a CDS encoding YciI family protein; amino-acid sequence: MAKYLLLKHYRGAPAPANDVPMEQWTPEELTAHVQYMQDFISRLEGSGEFVDSQGLSQEGTFVRYGGEGRPPVTDGPFAETKDLIAGWIAIDVESRERAFELAGELSAAPGAGGKPIYEWLEVRPFLTEAPTVTE
- a CDS encoding VOC family protein, producing the protein MDALVVKAQLMKYHAPAAIRAGQENPPPNTLGLHRVMFAVVDIDGTIARLRAHGAKVLGEVARYEDSYRLCYLRGPEGIIVGLAEQLA